Part of the Vulgatibacter sp. genome is shown below.
AAGGCCTCGTCCTCCATCTTGAACACCCTGCTCGCGATCCTGAACGAGCGCCGCTTCGACGGTGGGGACGGTCCCGCGCAGGTGCCGCTCTTCTCGATGGTGGGCGCTGCCAACGAGCTCCCCGAGGACGAGGAGCTCCACGCGCTCTACGACCGCTTCCTCCTCCGCTACCAGGTCGGCTACCTCAAGGAGGATTTCCGCTTCCTCCAGATGCTCACCGCGTCGGCGGCGGCCGAGCGCTCCAGCGTGGGCATGGCCGATCTCTCGGCGATGCGGGAGAAGGCCCGCCAGGTCGAGATCCCCGGCGAGGTCCTCCGGGACGTGGCGGAGCTGCGCAAGCGCCTCGAGGACAAGGACGTGGTGGTCTCCGACCGGCGCTGGCGCCACTCCCTCGATCTCCTCCGGGCCCGGGCGGCGCTCCAGGGCCGCGGCCGCGTGAGCGGCGACGATCTCGGCCTCTACGCCCACGTGCTCTGGAGCGATCCGAGCGAGCGCGCGGTGGTGGAGGAGTGCCTGCGCGAGGTGGCCCACGGCCACGAAGACGAGGCGGAGAAGATGCTCTACCAGGCCCGCGAGGTGGCGGAGAACGCCCGCGGCCCCCACGAGGACGAGGAGAGCGCGGACCAGGCTGCCGTGGAGGCGCTGGCCAAGCTGCACGACCTGCAGCGGCGGCTCGACACCATCGTCGCCGAGGCCTCGGCGCGGGGCCGTGCGGTGGAGCGGGTGACCGCCTTCCGGGACGAGGTGCGCGGCATGGTCCGGGCGCTTCTCGCAGCGGAGCAGGGCGAGTCCGACTCGCGCCACTGAACCCCGCCCCTCTCGCCAACCTCTTCGTTCCAGCGGGGATCGCTTGATCGACGCCTGCCTCATCGAAACCGATGCCTACGACCGCGACGCGCGGGCGAAGGCCCTCACCGGCCCCGCCGTCGAGACGCTCTGCGAGAAGGGCGCGCGGGTCACGCCGCACTTCCGCGCGCTCCTCGAGGATCTCTTCGCCATCTGCTTCAAGCTGCGGGTGCGCGTGCGGGAGGGCGGTCCGCGCTCCGCGGCGCTCAACCGCCGCATCCTCTCGGCGGTGCTCCAGGCCGACGGCATCGACGAGCTCCGCGCTTCGTCCGCCCTCGATCCGGTGCGGGCCGCGAGCGGGGCCATGGGCATCGCCCGGGCCGCGCTGCAGGAGCTGAAGAAGGGCGAGGCCCTCACCGACGAGGAGCTCCTGGACCAGGCGGCCCTCGCCCACGCGGAAGGCAAGCTCGGTGAGCTCGACGAGCTCGCCCGATCGCTGCCCGACGAGCCCGGCGCGGATTCGATGCGCCGGCGGATCGAACGGGAGCGGGAGCGGCAGCAGGAGCAGGTCGACGATCTCGCCTCCCGCGTCGATCGCGCCATGGAGGACCTGCCCTTCCTCGAGCGCCGGGTGACGCAGGCCACCGCCCGCGCCGCCGACGCGCTGGAGGAGGAAGAGGAGGCGGCCCGCGCCTTCACCGAGAAGATGGGCGTCTCCAGCTCGGGCTCCGCCGCGGAGCGCCTCGAGCTGGCGGAGAAGCTGCGCGGCAACGACAAGCTGCGCAAGCTCGCCAACCTCGCCGGCGCCTTCCGGCGCGACGCGCTGGCGGCGCGGAAGAAGCGGGTGCGCCGCGCCTCGAGCGAGGTCCACAAGGTGGGCCGCGGGGCGGAGCTGTCGCGGCTCCTGCCGGCGGAGCTCTCGGCCTTCGTCGATCCCCGGCGCAAGCTCGACTTCCTCCGCCGCATGGCCGAGCGTGATCTCGCCGAGTACGAGCTGGTCGGCGCCGATCGTGGCGGGCGCGGCCCGATGGTGATCTGCGTCGACGCCTCCGGCTCGATGAACGGACCGCGGGAGCTCTGGGCAAAGGCCGTGTCGCTGGCGCTGCTCGAGGTGGCCCGCAGGCAGAACCGCTGCGTGGAGGCGATCGTCTTCGCGGGCCGCGAGGCGCGGCTCGAGCGCTTCTCGCTCCTCGACGGCAAGAAGAACCGCGGCGGGCGCCGCGTGCCCCAGCTGCCCTCGCTCCTCGACTTCGCCACCTGCTTCCCAGGCGGCGGCACCGATTTCGAGAAGCCGATCTCCGCAGCGGTGGAGGTGCTCGAGAGCGCCAAGATGAAGGGCGGCGACATCGTCTTCGTCACCGACGGCGAGGCGCCGATCCGCGAGGGCTTCGCGGAAGACATCAAGTGGCTGCAGAAGAAGCACGACTTCACCATCTACGGCGTGCTCATCGACGACCCATCGGTGGCGGCGAAGCGCCCGGCCCCGGGCGCGGTGCGCCCGGAGATCGAGCGGGCCGCGCGGGAGCTGCGCAAGATCACCGATCGGATCACCACCGTGCACCGGCTCACGTCGGGCGCGGTGAAGGATCTCTTCGAGCGGATCTGAGGTCTGGTCGGGGGCCGGCGGTGATGCTGCCGGCCCTTCGTCCCTTCGGATTTGCGCTGTGCCCGGGGCCGCGCCCGGTGCATTCTCGCGGCGAGCGGAAGGTGAGGATGCGATGCGGATCTGGATCGATGCGGATGCCTGCCCCGGGGCGGTGAAGGAGATCGTGCTGCGGGCGGTGCAGCGGCTGCAGGTGCCGGTGGTCTTCGTGGCCAACGCGCCCCTGAACCTGCCGCGCTCGCCGCTGATCTCCACGGTGCAGGTGGGCAAGGGGCTGGACGTCGCCGACTTGCACATCGCCGAGCAGGCAGAGAAGGGCGACCTCGCCGTCACCCACGACATCCCCCTGGCTGCGGCGCTGGTGAAGAAGGGCGTGGTGACCATGGACCCGCGCGGCGAGCTCTTCACCGAGGAGAGCATCGACGAGCGGCTCTCGGTGCGCGACTTCATGCAGGAGCTGCGGGAAAGCGGGGTGATGTCCGGCGGGCCGAAGAGCTTCGGGCCCCAGGACAAGCAGCGCTTCGCCGCCACCTTCGATCGGGAGATCGGGC
Proteins encoded:
- a CDS encoding AAA family ATPase, with the translated sequence MNAFEKIRNELSASYLERDEVVEGLLCALVAGQHVLLLGPPGTAKSELAHELCKRVDDARYFQWLLTRFTTPEELFGPISLKALEQDRYVRVTDGKLPRAHVAFLDEIFKASSSILNTLLAILNERRFDGGDGPAQVPLFSMVGAANELPEDEELHALYDRFLLRYQVGYLKEDFRFLQMLTASAAAERSSVGMADLSAMREKARQVEIPGEVLRDVAELRKRLEDKDVVVSDRRWRHSLDLLRARAALQGRGRVSGDDLGLYAHVLWSDPSERAVVEECLREVAHGHEDEAEKMLYQAREVAENARGPHEDEESADQAAVEALAKLHDLQRRLDTIVAEASARGRAVERVTAFRDEVRGMVRALLAAEQGESDSRH
- a CDS encoding YaiI/YqxD family protein yields the protein MRIWIDADACPGAVKEIVLRAVQRLQVPVVFVANAPLNLPRSPLISTVQVGKGLDVADLHIAEQAEKGDLAVTHDIPLAAALVKKGVVTMDPRGELFTEESIDERLSVRDFMQELRESGVMSGGPKSFGPQDKQRFAATFDREIGRLVRR
- a CDS encoding VWA domain-containing protein; amino-acid sequence: MIDACLIETDAYDRDARAKALTGPAVETLCEKGARVTPHFRALLEDLFAICFKLRVRVREGGPRSAALNRRILSAVLQADGIDELRASSALDPVRAASGAMGIARAALQELKKGEALTDEELLDQAALAHAEGKLGELDELARSLPDEPGADSMRRRIERERERQQEQVDDLASRVDRAMEDLPFLERRVTQATARAADALEEEEEAARAFTEKMGVSSSGSAAERLELAEKLRGNDKLRKLANLAGAFRRDALAARKKRVRRASSEVHKVGRGAELSRLLPAELSAFVDPRRKLDFLRRMAERDLAEYELVGADRGGRGPMVICVDASGSMNGPRELWAKAVSLALLEVARRQNRCVEAIVFAGREARLERFSLLDGKKNRGGRRVPQLPSLLDFATCFPGGGTDFEKPISAAVEVLESAKMKGGDIVFVTDGEAPIREGFAEDIKWLQKKHDFTIYGVLIDDPSVAAKRPAPGAVRPEIERAARELRKITDRITTVHRLTSGAVKDLFERI